From Burkholderiales bacterium, one genomic window encodes:
- a CDS encoding tripartite tricarboxylate transporter substrate binding protein: protein MRRTTIAVALFTLATASHAQTYPTKPIRWIVGYTPGGTADMLARAVGQKLTEAWGQQVVVENRPGAGTNIGTEVAAKAAPDGYTLFMPTVANAINPTLYPKLNFDILRDFVHITNFAKVPGIVVVHPSVPAKNVKELIALARANPNALRHGSTGIGSPHHLAGEIFKSMSGVKMVHVPYRGASPALVDIVAGHIEVYFGAMVSTLPHVKSGRVRALGVTTLKRVAAVPDIPTISEQGLKGFETGSWFGVSVPTGTSKEIVNRLHKESVRILALPEVRDRMIAEGAEFVGDTPEQFTAFLKGEIEKWGKAVKASGARSEG from the coding sequence ATGCGAAGAACAACGATCGCTGTCGCGCTATTCACGCTCGCAACCGCGAGCCATGCGCAGACCTATCCCACCAAACCCATCCGCTGGATCGTCGGCTATACCCCCGGCGGCACCGCGGACATGCTCGCGCGCGCCGTGGGGCAGAAGCTGACCGAAGCCTGGGGACAGCAGGTGGTCGTCGAGAACCGTCCCGGCGCGGGCACGAACATCGGCACGGAAGTTGCGGCGAAAGCCGCGCCCGACGGTTACACGCTCTTCATGCCGACCGTCGCGAACGCCATCAATCCCACCTTGTATCCCAAGCTCAACTTCGACATCCTGCGCGACTTCGTGCACATCACGAACTTCGCCAAGGTGCCGGGCATCGTCGTCGTGCATCCGTCGGTGCCGGCGAAGAACGTGAAGGAGCTGATCGCGCTCGCGCGGGCGAACCCGAACGCGCTGCGCCACGGCTCGACCGGCATCGGCAGCCCGCACCATCTCGCCGGCGAGATCTTCAAGTCGATGTCGGGCGTGAAGATGGTGCACGTGCCCTATCGCGGCGCGTCGCCGGCGCTCGTCGACATCGTCGCGGGCCACATCGAGGTCTATTTCGGCGCCATGGTGTCGACGCTGCCGCACGTGAAGAGCGGGCGCGTGCGCGCGCTCGGCGTGACGACGTTGAAGCGCGTCGCGGCGGTGCCCGACATCCCGACGATCAGCGAGCAGGGCCTCAAAGGCTTCGAGACCGGCTCATGGTTCGGCGTCTCGGTGCCGACCGGCACGTCGAAAGAGATCGTGAACCGGCTGCACAAGGAATCGGTGCGCATCCTCGCGCTGCCCGAAGTGCGCGACCGCATGATCGCCGAAGGCGCCGAGTTCGTCGGCGACACGCCCGAGCAGTTCACGGCGTTCCTCAAGGGCGAGATCGAGAAGTGGGGCAAGGCGGTGAAAGCGTCGGGCGCGAGATCCGAAGGCTAG
- a CDS encoding gamma-glutamyltransferase family protein, whose amino-acid sequence MASKRMTIMGTRHVVSAGHYLAAHAGFKILEAGGNAIDAGVAAGIAIDVLQTDKVNFGGVAPQIIYTAKDRKVSCIDGLGVWPKAITPDYFAKRHGGKIPPGVERAVVPAAPDAWLTSLANFGTMSFSDVAAAAIRFARDGFPMHGLMSEFITDNLSSYQRWPSSRKVFLPKGRPPLEGEIFVQSDLAKTLQYMADVERKVARKKGRKAGIKAARDAFYKGDIAREVTRWIEKEGGPMRYEDFAGFKVNFEPTVRTKFQGIELHACGPWSQGPVMPMALNILKSFDLKAMGHNSAEYIHVVNEALKLAFSDRHNWFGDPKFVKVPINGLMSDKYAQWRRGLISVEKAFAEMPPAGDPKTLKEIANRWMPEPQSEEAPGPGDTSYLCVIDKDGNAFSCTPSDGSNNAPIVPGVGIVCSGRGTQSWGDPTHPSSVAPGKRPRLTPSPALGLKNGKAFMPFGTPGGDVQPQAMLQVFLNVNVFGMDAQAAIDAPRFANYTYPGSFEPHPYYPGRLYIESRVDKATRDQLSDLGHKVYEWPEQTWLAGAVCTIVADHKNGVLHGGADTRRPAYVLGW is encoded by the coding sequence ATGGCATCCAAGCGCATGACCATCATGGGGACGCGTCACGTCGTCTCCGCGGGCCACTATCTCGCCGCGCACGCGGGTTTCAAGATCCTCGAAGCGGGCGGCAACGCGATCGACGCCGGCGTCGCCGCCGGCATCGCCATCGACGTGCTGCAGACCGACAAGGTCAACTTCGGCGGCGTCGCGCCGCAGATCATCTACACCGCCAAAGACCGCAAGGTGAGCTGTATCGACGGTCTGGGCGTCTGGCCCAAGGCGATCACGCCCGATTATTTCGCGAAGCGCCACGGCGGCAAGATCCCGCCCGGCGTGGAGCGCGCGGTGGTTCCCGCCGCGCCTGACGCGTGGCTCACGTCGCTGGCCAACTTCGGCACGATGAGCTTCTCCGACGTCGCGGCTGCGGCCATCCGCTTCGCGCGCGACGGCTTCCCGATGCACGGGCTCATGTCGGAGTTCATCACCGACAACCTGTCCTCGTACCAGCGCTGGCCGTCGAGCCGCAAGGTGTTCCTGCCGAAAGGCCGTCCGCCGCTGGAAGGCGAGATCTTCGTGCAGAGCGATCTCGCGAAGACGCTCCAGTACATGGCCGACGTGGAGCGGAAAGTCGCGCGCAAGAAAGGCCGCAAGGCGGGCATCAAGGCCGCGCGCGACGCGTTCTACAAAGGCGACATCGCGCGCGAGGTGACGCGCTGGATCGAGAAAGAAGGCGGTCCGATGCGCTACGAGGACTTCGCCGGGTTCAAGGTCAACTTCGAGCCGACGGTGCGCACCAAATTCCAGGGCATCGAGCTGCACGCCTGCGGCCCGTGGTCGCAGGGCCCGGTGATGCCGATGGCCCTCAACATCCTCAAGAGCTTCGACCTGAAGGCGATGGGCCACAACTCGGCCGAGTACATCCACGTCGTCAACGAAGCGCTCAAGCTCGCGTTCTCCGACCGCCACAACTGGTTCGGCGATCCGAAGTTCGTGAAGGTGCCGATCAACGGCCTGATGAGCGACAAGTACGCGCAATGGCGCCGCGGCCTCATCAGCGTGGAAAAAGCGTTCGCCGAGATGCCTCCGGCCGGCGATCCGAAGACGCTGAAAGAGATCGCCAATCGCTGGATGCCCGAGCCGCAGTCCGAGGAGGCGCCCGGACCGGGCGACACCTCGTACCTCTGCGTCATCGACAAGGACGGCAATGCGTTCTCGTGCACGCCGAGCGACGGCTCGAACAACGCGCCGATCGTTCCGGGCGTGGGCATCGTGTGCTCGGGCCGCGGCACGCAGTCGTGGGGCGATCCCACGCATCCTTCGTCGGTCGCGCCGGGCAAGCGTCCGCGTCTCACGCCCAGTCCCGCGCTCGGGCTCAAGAACGGCAAGGCGTTCATGCCGTTCGGCACGCCGGGCGGCGACGTGCAGCCGCAGGCGATGCTGCAGGTGTTCCTGAACGTCAACGTCTTCGGCATGGACGCGCAGGCCGCGATCGACGCGCCGCGCTTCGCGAACTACACCTACCCGGGTTCGTTCGAGCCGCATCCGTACTATCCGGGGCGCCTGTACATCGAATCGCGCGTCGACAAAGCCACGCGCGACCAGCTTTCCGATCTCGGGCACAAGGTGTACGAATGGCCCGAGCAGACGTGGCTCGCCGGCGCGGTGTGCACCATCGTGGCCGATCACAAGAACGGCGTGCTGCACGGCGGTGCGGACACGCGGCGTCCGGCGTACGTGCTGGGCTGGTAG
- a CDS encoding tripartite tricarboxylate transporter substrate binding protein has protein sequence MCAALLFGSAAGYAQTYPDRPVRMVVGFPPGGAADILGRIAAHELSARIGQQVVVDNRGGAGGLIATEITARATPDGYTLLFTSIPHVINPHLYRKVTYDALKDFIPVIQFVAVPLMMAATPSLPAKSVKEVIALAKAKPGQLNYGSGGSGSSSHLAFELFKSMAGIDISHVPYKGTGPLITDMLGGQIALTIASAVPLSAQVRSGKLRPLGVTGPKRSPAFPDVPAIAETVPGYEVVNWFGIVAPAGTPKAIVQRVNAELNKALQSPDLVKTLGAQTAEAVGGTPEAFDKVIRADYAKWAKVVKASGAKVD, from the coding sequence GTGTGCGCCGCGCTTCTCTTCGGAAGCGCAGCGGGCTACGCTCAAACCTATCCCGACCGCCCGGTGCGCATGGTCGTCGGCTTTCCGCCCGGCGGCGCGGCGGACATCCTCGGGCGCATCGCCGCGCACGAGCTTTCTGCACGCATCGGCCAGCAGGTCGTCGTCGACAACCGCGGCGGCGCGGGCGGCCTCATCGCCACCGAGATCACCGCGCGCGCGACGCCCGACGGCTACACGCTGCTCTTCACGTCGATACCGCACGTCATCAATCCGCACCTCTACCGTAAGGTGACCTACGACGCGCTGAAAGACTTCATCCCGGTGATCCAGTTCGTGGCGGTGCCCCTCATGATGGCGGCCACCCCGTCTCTGCCGGCGAAGAGCGTGAAGGAGGTGATCGCGCTCGCCAAGGCGAAGCCGGGACAGCTCAACTACGGCTCGGGCGGCAGCGGCTCGTCGAGCCATCTCGCGTTCGAGCTGTTCAAGTCGATGGCGGGCATCGACATCTCGCACGTGCCGTACAAGGGCACCGGCCCGCTCATCACCGACATGCTCGGCGGCCAGATCGCGCTGACGATCGCGAGCGCGGTGCCGCTGTCCGCACAGGTGCGCTCGGGCAAGCTGCGCCCGCTCGGCGTGACCGGACCGAAGCGCTCTCCCGCGTTTCCCGACGTGCCCGCGATCGCCGAAACGGTGCCCGGCTACGAAGTCGTGAACTGGTTCGGCATCGTCGCGCCGGCCGGGACGCCGAAAGCGATCGTTCAGCGCGTCAACGCCGAGCTCAACAAGGCGCTGCAGTCGCCCGACCTGGTGAAGACGCTCGGCGCGCAGACCGCGGAAGCGGTCGGCGGCACGCCCGAAGCCTTCGACAAGGTGATACGCGCCGATTACGCGAAGTGGGCGAAAGTCGTCAAGGCGTCCGGCGCCAAGGTGGACTGA
- a CDS encoding tripartite tricarboxylate transporter substrate binding protein, with the protein MSLTKGFAAALLLCTAAFAAHAQWAPTKPVEMLVGVSPGGGIDRTARTIQKIMQDRRVVPTPVNVVNKPGGGSTIVQAYLNSHPGDAHYYEITATSLLTNHITGKTVLGHRDFTPVAMLYDEYLGFAVPADSPIRDGKALIEALRTRAAELPIGIATSAGNTNHIAAGIVAKAAGADVKKLKVVIFSSGGESMTALLGGHVALVVTPSANLIPHVQSGKLRAIAVSAPQRLGGALAVVPTWREQGVDAVVANWRPVIGARGWTPQQTAYWERVFEQVVATPEWQREIERTGGVAHFMKSRELAAYFDAQYAVFRSVLSDLGLAK; encoded by the coding sequence ATGTCTTTGACCAAAGGTTTTGCCGCCGCGCTGCTGCTCTGCACCGCGGCATTCGCCGCTCACGCACAGTGGGCGCCGACGAAGCCGGTCGAGATGCTGGTCGGCGTCTCGCCCGGCGGCGGCATCGACCGCACCGCGCGGACGATCCAGAAGATCATGCAGGACCGGCGTGTCGTGCCGACGCCGGTCAACGTCGTCAACAAGCCCGGCGGCGGCAGCACGATCGTGCAGGCGTATCTCAATTCACATCCGGGCGACGCGCACTATTACGAGATCACCGCGACTTCGCTCCTCACCAATCACATCACCGGGAAAACTGTGCTTGGCCATCGCGATTTCACGCCGGTGGCGATGCTGTACGACGAATATCTCGGTTTCGCGGTCCCTGCCGATTCGCCGATCCGCGATGGCAAGGCCCTGATCGAGGCGCTGCGCACGCGCGCGGCAGAGCTTCCCATCGGGATCGCGACCAGCGCAGGCAACACCAACCATATCGCGGCCGGCATCGTCGCCAAGGCCGCCGGCGCCGATGTGAAAAAGCTCAAGGTCGTGATCTTCTCCTCCGGCGGCGAATCGATGACCGCGCTGCTCGGCGGGCACGTCGCGCTCGTGGTGACGCCGTCCGCCAACCTCATCCCGCACGTGCAGAGCGGCAAGCTGCGCGCGATCGCCGTTTCCGCACCGCAACGCCTCGGCGGTGCGCTCGCGGTCGTGCCGACGTGGCGCGAACAGGGTGTCGACGCCGTGGTCGCGAACTGGCGGCCGGTGATCGGCGCGCGCGGCTGGACGCCGCAGCAGACGGCTTACTGGGAACGCGTGTTCGAGCAGGTGGTCGCCACCCCGGAATGGCAGCGCGAGATCGAGCGCACCGGCGGCGTCGCGCACTTCATGAAGAGTCGGGAGCTCGCTGCATACTTCGACGCGCAGTACGCCGTGTTCCGCTCGGTGCTGTCGGATCTCGGTCTGGCGAAATAG